The Xenopus tropicalis strain Nigerian chromosome 7, UCB_Xtro_10.0, whole genome shotgun sequence genome includes a region encoding these proteins:
- the LOC116412049 gene encoding alpha-2-macroglobulin-like protein 1, with translation MKGGIDDETSLSAYVTMALLEAGVSVQDPVVADALSCLRKAAKDVSSVYTQALLAYTFTLSNDTELREMLLAKLEEKAVMNEGQLHWERKPATVPSALPYWYRAPSAEVELTSYVLWPFSLAPTRTWAKLLR, from the exons ATGAAG GGAGGAATAGATGATGAAACCTCtctctctgcttatgtaacaATGGCTTTGCTGGAAGCTGGGGTATCTGTACAG GACCCAGTGGTGGCAGATGCTTTATCCTGCCTGAGGAAGGCTGCCAAAGATGTGAGCAGTGTGTACACCCAGGCTCTGCTGGCCTACACTTTCACTCTGAGTAACGATACTGAACTCAGGGAGATGCTGCTGGCTAAACTGGAGGAGAAGGCTGTAATGAATG AAGGACAGTTACACTGGGAGAGGAAACCTGCCACAGTGCCCTCTGCCCTCCCATACTGGTACCGCGCTCCCTCAGCCGAGGTGGAGTTAACCTCCTATGTGCTGTGGCCCTTCTCTCTGGCCCCAACAAGGACCTGGGCAAAGCTTCTGAGATAG